From Leptospira fletcheri, a single genomic window includes:
- a CDS encoding imelysin family protein — MFNTYDPSNFLANVGRTIAPPLFANLKTQTANLVTQGTTLASSCTAGNLTNFQNAWLANIAAAKQVEIFHFGPFVTYYPLFDAWPGEAMKTVSPESPPSAGDMDSLDFDYTGTYGASVAGATSYIGTLDKDAKGLIAIEYVAFIKPGSYGANQEACSDLTSIRLNLLQALIADYASNANALANAWDPTGTTKYGEQLATAGKGSTTYSYSGAALNDVFSGALRQLSTMKDGKLEKPAGLSNGGNGVINLSLSESRLSGNSVVNLRNNLASFKALYLGNGAVGLSDYIRYYSPSLDTRAKSDITQLETVLNSFSNISSANMSSISQSVALLSDLLNVLNVQFPAVLGNGPVSSSGGDGD; from the coding sequence ATGTTTAACACCTATGATCCGAGTAATTTTCTGGCGAACGTAGGACGCACTATAGCGCCTCCTCTGTTTGCGAATTTGAAGACCCAAACGGCCAATCTTGTGACCCAAGGAACGACTTTGGCCTCCTCCTGCACTGCGGGGAATCTGACGAACTTTCAGAACGCATGGCTTGCGAACATTGCCGCCGCAAAGCAGGTGGAGATTTTCCACTTCGGACCTTTTGTCACCTACTACCCGTTATTCGATGCCTGGCCGGGTGAAGCGATGAAAACGGTAAGTCCGGAATCTCCTCCTAGCGCGGGGGACATGGATAGTTTGGATTTCGATTATACGGGTACGTACGGCGCATCCGTCGCGGGAGCTACGAGTTATATAGGAACCTTAGATAAGGATGCGAAGGGGTTGATCGCCATCGAATACGTGGCGTTTATCAAACCCGGAAGTTACGGCGCCAATCAGGAAGCCTGTAGCGATTTGACCAGCATCCGATTGAATCTTCTCCAGGCTCTTATCGCGGACTATGCATCGAATGCGAACGCACTCGCAAATGCATGGGATCCCACAGGAACGACCAAGTATGGAGAGCAGTTGGCGACGGCGGGAAAAGGATCGACTACCTACTCCTACTCCGGGGCCGCTCTAAACGACGTGTTTTCCGGCGCGTTGCGTCAATTGAGCACGATGAAGGACGGCAAGTTGGAAAAACCGGCGGGTCTGTCCAACGGTGGAAACGGCGTCATCAATTTAAGCCTTTCCGAATCCAGGCTCAGCGGAAACAGCGTGGTGAATCTTAGAAACAACCTTGCCAGCTTTAAGGCTTTGTATCTCGGTAACGGAGCTGTCGGACTTTCGGACTATATCAGGTACTATTCTCCGTCGTTGGATACCAGAGCCAAATCGGACATTACTCAACTGGAAACAGTCTTGAATTCCTTTTCCAACATCAGTTCCGCGAATATGTCCTCTATCAGCCAATCGGTCGCTTTGCTGAGCGATCTGTTGAACGTTTTGAACGTTCAGTTTCCGGCCGTTCTCGGAAACGGACCCGTGAGTAGCAGCGGCGGAGATGGAGATTGA
- a CDS encoding DUF2126 domain-containing protein: protein MPLLVSLTHETSYLYDRPVSLSPHVIRLRPAPHSRTKIVSYSLQVDPSKQFLNWQQDPFGNYQARLVFPEKTSCLRILVDLIAEIHVLNPFDFFLEPEAETTPFVYSDALRKELLPYLSATDGSYALADYISKLRKEGILSTARTVDYLVRLNQKVYEDVSYVIRMEPGVQSCTETLERKSGSCRDSAFLLVQILRHIGLAARFVSGYLIQLRPDEVPSDGPQGPKEDFTDLHAWAEVYLPGAGWVGLDPTSGLFAGEGHIPLAAVPEPSSASPVFGYSDPADTKFHFRMEVKRIQESPRVTKPYSEPQWERILNAGKTIDHRLKKQDIRISIGGEPTFVSDTDRQDPQWNTSALGSEKLRLSQELLTKLRNRMTPGSVVQVAQGKWYPGEPLPRWSLNVFWRKDGEILWSDQNILASLGEEKKRDPVRDLAAAEGLGKKICSSLGLSSDHLHPLFEDGFYYLWKEGQLPEWNSKAEASPEKEDFSFEALERRKVLSLLDDGFRLQKAFALPLQYDYVERRWESSEWKSRRDRLYLVPGDSPAGFRLPFASISETFRASALFTDISDRGKLPSYQELYEKGKFRSKKKGTFFPDGKDLPIRTTLVLEPREGILRIFLPPVERLDVWLELMASIESACADSKIPVLLEGYEPPSDSRLSLFRITPDPGVIEVNLHPSSSFEELEEKTRILYEEAKATKLSAEKFQIDGRQSGTGGGNHITVGAITPSDSPFLRRPDLLRSLVSYWQHHPSLSYLFSGLFVGPTSQAPRLDEGRDEVLYEFSLAAKQVDESKRLPPWLVDRLFRNLLTDLTGNTHRAEISIDKLYPPTGPRLGLVELRAFEMPPHYRMSVVQQLLVLSLLGRFWEKPYRKPPVFWGTELHDRFLLPHYVWSDFQEVLNDLREHGYPLEEEDFFPFFEFRFPVYGTMKKDAVFLELRLALEPWNVLGEESSSFGTSRSVDSALERLQVRTEGWVAERFRLSCNGFEVPLRSTEKKGEAVAGVRFKAWNPPFTLHPNLPVQNPLVFDIWDSWSQRSLGGCRYYVSHPGGRAYDSFPINSFEAESRRNSRFFADGHTPGSSRPPRRIESSPFYTLDLRWAEKPA from the coding sequence ATGCCCTTATTGGTTTCCTTAACGCATGAAACGTCGTATCTTTACGATAGGCCCGTTTCCCTTTCCCCTCATGTGATCAGACTTCGTCCGGCTCCCCATTCCCGCACGAAAATCGTATCCTATTCCCTTCAAGTGGATCCTTCCAAGCAGTTTCTGAATTGGCAGCAGGATCCTTTCGGCAATTACCAAGCTAGGTTGGTGTTTCCGGAAAAGACGAGCTGCCTTCGGATTCTGGTGGATTTGATAGCTGAAATCCACGTTTTGAACCCTTTCGATTTTTTTCTGGAGCCCGAAGCCGAGACTACTCCTTTCGTTTATTCCGATGCATTAAGGAAAGAACTTCTTCCTTATCTCAGCGCGACGGACGGAAGTTATGCGTTGGCCGATTATATTTCGAAATTGAGAAAGGAAGGAATCCTTAGTACGGCGAGAACCGTAGACTATCTTGTGCGTCTGAATCAAAAAGTGTACGAGGACGTATCCTACGTGATCCGGATGGAACCGGGAGTGCAATCCTGTACGGAAACCTTGGAGAGAAAGTCGGGTTCCTGTCGTGATTCCGCCTTTTTGTTAGTACAGATCTTACGGCATATCGGTTTGGCCGCCCGTTTCGTTTCCGGTTATCTGATCCAATTGAGACCGGACGAAGTCCCTTCCGACGGACCTCAAGGACCTAAGGAGGATTTTACCGATCTTCACGCCTGGGCGGAGGTATATTTGCCCGGAGCAGGTTGGGTGGGGCTGGATCCCACTTCGGGCTTGTTTGCGGGAGAAGGGCATATCCCGCTCGCAGCCGTACCCGAGCCGTCGAGCGCCTCTCCCGTATTCGGATACTCGGATCCTGCGGATACGAAATTCCATTTCAGGATGGAGGTGAAGCGAATCCAGGAATCCCCTAGAGTCACGAAACCTTATTCGGAACCCCAATGGGAAAGAATCCTGAATGCCGGGAAGACGATCGATCATAGATTAAAAAAACAGGATATTCGAATCTCCATCGGAGGGGAGCCTACTTTCGTTTCGGACACGGATCGTCAGGATCCGCAATGGAATACGTCCGCATTGGGGTCGGAAAAATTGCGCTTGTCCCAGGAACTTCTGACCAAATTGAGAAATCGGATGACGCCGGGGTCGGTGGTGCAGGTCGCCCAGGGTAAATGGTATCCGGGCGAGCCTCTTCCTCGTTGGTCCTTAAATGTCTTTTGGAGAAAGGACGGAGAAATCCTATGGTCCGACCAGAACATTCTGGCCTCCTTGGGAGAGGAAAAAAAGCGGGATCCTGTTCGCGACCTTGCAGCCGCAGAAGGGTTGGGAAAAAAAATCTGCTCTTCCCTAGGTTTGTCTTCGGATCATCTTCATCCTTTGTTCGAGGACGGTTTTTATTATCTCTGGAAAGAAGGCCAGTTGCCCGAGTGGAATTCGAAAGCGGAGGCAAGTCCGGAAAAAGAGGATTTTTCCTTCGAGGCTCTCGAAAGAAGAAAGGTGCTCTCCCTCTTGGACGACGGCTTTCGGCTCCAAAAAGCTTTCGCCTTGCCACTTCAGTACGACTATGTGGAGCGGCGTTGGGAAAGCTCCGAATGGAAATCTCGTAGGGATCGATTGTATCTTGTTCCCGGAGACAGCCCTGCCGGATTCCGCTTGCCATTCGCATCCATTTCGGAAACGTTCCGGGCCAGCGCGTTGTTCACGGACATTTCCGATCGGGGGAAGCTCCCTTCCTATCAGGAACTTTATGAAAAAGGAAAGTTTCGATCGAAGAAAAAGGGAACATTTTTTCCCGACGGGAAGGATCTTCCGATCCGCACTACGCTCGTTCTGGAGCCTAGGGAGGGAATTCTACGGATCTTTCTTCCTCCGGTAGAACGTCTGGACGTCTGGCTGGAATTGATGGCTAGTATAGAATCCGCCTGTGCGGATTCGAAGATTCCCGTTCTACTGGAAGGTTACGAACCTCCTTCCGATTCCAGACTTTCACTTTTCAGGATCACACCGGATCCGGGAGTGATCGAAGTGAACCTTCACCCTTCTTCTAGTTTCGAGGAGTTGGAGGAAAAGACTCGAATTCTATACGAAGAGGCGAAGGCAACAAAACTGAGCGCGGAAAAATTCCAGATCGACGGAAGACAATCCGGAACGGGAGGAGGGAATCATATCACGGTAGGCGCTATTACTCCTTCGGACAGTCCTTTCCTAAGAAGACCGGATCTTTTGCGTAGTCTGGTAAGTTATTGGCAGCACCATCCTTCCTTGTCCTATCTGTTTTCCGGTCTATTCGTGGGTCCTACCTCCCAAGCTCCTCGTCTGGATGAGGGAAGAGACGAAGTTCTGTACGAATTCTCCCTGGCCGCAAAGCAAGTGGATGAATCGAAGAGGCTTCCTCCTTGGTTGGTGGACAGGCTCTTTCGAAACTTGCTGACGGACCTGACGGGGAATACGCACCGTGCGGAAATTTCCATCGATAAGCTCTATCCTCCTACCGGCCCGAGATTGGGTTTGGTGGAACTCCGCGCTTTCGAGATGCCTCCTCATTATAGGATGAGCGTGGTCCAGCAACTTCTCGTACTTTCCTTGTTGGGAAGGTTTTGGGAAAAACCCTACCGAAAGCCTCCCGTTTTTTGGGGAACGGAACTCCACGATCGCTTTCTTTTGCCTCACTATGTTTGGAGCGACTTTCAGGAAGTCCTAAACGATTTGCGGGAACACGGTTATCCGTTGGAAGAGGAGGATTTTTTCCCCTTCTTCGAATTCCGTTTTCCCGTTTATGGAACTATGAAAAAGGACGCCGTCTTTTTGGAACTACGCCTTGCATTGGAACCTTGGAACGTTTTGGGAGAGGAATCCTCCTCCTTCGGCACTTCCCGTTCCGTGGATTCCGCTTTGGAGAGGCTGCAGGTTCGGACGGAGGGTTGGGTCGCAGAACGATTCCGATTGTCCTGCAACGGGTTCGAAGTTCCTTTGCGTTCCACCGAAAAAAAAGGGGAGGCGGTGGCCGGCGTACGGTTTAAGGCATGGAATCCTCCGTTTACTTTGCATCCGAATCTTCCCGTGCAGAACCCACTGGTCTTCGATATCTGGGATAGTTGGTCGCAACGTTCTCTAGGAGGTTGCAGGTACTATGTTTCCCATCCCGGGGGAAGGGCTTATGATTCTTTTCCCATCAACTCTTTTGAGGCGGAAAGCCGGAGGAATTCCCGCTTTTTTGCGGATGGTCATACTCCCGGCTCTTCGCGTCCTCCTCGTAGAATAGAGAGTTCTCCTTTTTATACTCTCGACCTTCGCTGGGCAGAAAAACCTGCCTAA
- a CDS encoding alpha-E domain-containing protein yields the protein MLSRVAESVYWMNRYMERAENYSRFLDVNFQLSLDLNEDANRQWMPLVYTTGDNELFTKKYSHPTKENVIHFMSLDAENPNSIVNCVLRARENARTIRENISTPMWEVINEFYLNFKARKKFEESDMPGIVEFFKSIRNQCLLFYGCQEATISHDEVWHFALLGRLLERADKTTRILDMKYFILLPSHEEAGATLDLLQWLSLLKSASAHEMFNRFYTRITPKNIAQFLILDKLFPRAIRFCLNRTFDSLKILSGTEKDSYANEVERRVGLLLSEMNYASIEEIFGSGMHEYLDRLQIRLNGIATELDETYFRN from the coding sequence ATGCTGAGTCGAGTTGCGGAGTCCGTGTATTGGATGAACAGATACATGGAAAGGGCGGAGAATTATTCCCGCTTTTTGGATGTGAATTTTCAACTTTCCTTGGATTTGAACGAGGATGCGAACCGGCAGTGGATGCCCTTGGTTTATACTACGGGAGATAACGAGCTTTTTACGAAGAAATATTCCCATCCAACCAAGGAAAACGTGATTCATTTCATGAGCCTTGATGCGGAAAATCCGAACTCCATCGTGAACTGTGTGCTTAGAGCCAGAGAAAATGCGAGAACGATCCGGGAGAATATCTCTACTCCCATGTGGGAAGTCATCAACGAGTTTTATCTGAATTTCAAAGCGAGGAAAAAATTCGAAGAATCGGACATGCCCGGTATCGTCGAGTTTTTCAAGTCGATCCGCAACCAATGCCTGCTGTTTTACGGTTGTCAAGAGGCCACGATTTCCCACGACGAGGTCTGGCACTTCGCACTTTTAGGAAGATTGCTGGAACGCGCCGACAAAACGACTCGGATTCTGGATATGAAATATTTCATTCTCCTTCCCTCCCATGAAGAGGCGGGGGCCACCTTGGATCTGCTGCAATGGTTGTCTCTTCTCAAGTCCGCAAGCGCTCACGAGATGTTCAACCGATTCTACACCAGGATCACTCCTAAGAACATCGCTCAATTTCTGATCCTAGACAAACTTTTTCCGAGAGCCATCCGATTCTGTCTGAATAGGACTTTCGACAGTCTTAAGATATTGAGCGGTACGGAGAAGGACTCGTATGCGAACGAAGTGGAACGTCGCGTCGGACTTCTCTTATCGGAAATGAATTACGCGTCAATTGAAGAGATTTTCGGTAGCGGTATGCACGAATATCTAGACCGGCTCCAAATACGTTTGAACGGAATCGCCACCGAATTGGACGAAACATATTTCAGGAATTAG
- a CDS encoding circularly permuted type 2 ATP-grasp protein yields the protein MLLTNYQTDSFYDEMFSPEGGIRQSYHILKSRIERMDDKELFRRKTSAEKALLSLGITFNVYGDDEEEERIMPFDIIPRIVTAHEWRKLEEGLKQRIRALNLFIQDVYGDEKIVRDGVVPAEILHSSTGYLKECKGIVPPKGTWIHITGTDLVRDGEGRMLVLEDNLRCPSGVSYVLENREVMKKTFPELFASLSVRPIYDYPIRLRGMLERVSGKPNPSIAVLTPGIYNSAYYEHSFLASRMGVPLVEGTDLLVKDDYLFMRTTRGLRQVDVLYRRIDDIFMDPKVFRKDSLLGVPGIFEAFKKGNVALANAPGTGVADDKVIYSFVPEIIKYYLGEDAIIPNVPTYLCSREKDLSYVRENIGNLVVKAANGAGGYGMIIGPTASRKEQQEFLAKIDADPRNYIAQPVLSLSRVPTLVEDKLEGRHVDLRPFILYGEDIYVMPGGLTRVALRKGSLVVNSSQGGGSKDTWVMGQE from the coding sequence ATGCTCCTAACGAATTACCAAACCGATTCTTTTTATGATGAGATGTTTTCTCCCGAAGGGGGAATTCGCCAAAGTTATCACATCTTGAAGTCCAGAATCGAAAGGATGGACGATAAGGAATTGTTTCGCCGCAAGACTTCCGCGGAAAAAGCACTCCTTTCTTTGGGGATTACGTTCAACGTCTACGGTGACGACGAGGAAGAGGAAAGGATCATGCCTTTCGACATCATTCCTAGGATCGTCACGGCTCATGAGTGGAGGAAATTGGAGGAGGGCTTAAAGCAGAGAATTCGGGCCTTGAATCTTTTCATCCAAGACGTTTACGGGGACGAAAAGATCGTCCGAGACGGAGTGGTTCCGGCCGAGATCCTGCACAGCAGCACGGGGTATCTGAAGGAGTGCAAGGGAATCGTTCCTCCGAAAGGAACCTGGATTCATATCACCGGCACCGATCTGGTAAGAGACGGGGAGGGGAGAATGCTCGTCCTCGAGGACAATCTTCGCTGTCCTTCCGGAGTTTCTTATGTATTAGAAAATCGTGAAGTAATGAAGAAGACGTTCCCGGAACTTTTTGCAAGTTTGTCCGTCCGTCCGATTTACGACTACCCGATCCGATTGAGGGGAATGCTGGAACGAGTCTCCGGAAAACCGAATCCGAGCATCGCCGTGTTGACTCCGGGAATTTATAACTCCGCCTATTATGAACATAGCTTTTTGGCCTCTCGGATGGGAGTCCCTCTCGTGGAAGGAACCGATCTTCTGGTCAAGGATGATTATCTATTCATGCGAACGACCCGCGGCTTGCGGCAGGTGGACGTACTCTATCGAAGGATCGACGACATCTTTATGGATCCGAAGGTATTCCGAAAGGATTCTCTCCTGGGAGTTCCCGGAATTTTCGAAGCTTTCAAAAAAGGGAATGTAGCTTTGGCCAACGCTCCCGGAACCGGAGTGGCCGACGATAAGGTGATCTATTCTTTCGTTCCGGAAATCATCAAATATTATTTGGGAGAGGATGCGATCATTCCGAACGTTCCCACTTATCTTTGTTCCCGGGAAAAGGATCTGAGTTACGTACGGGAGAATATCGGGAACCTAGTGGTAAAAGCCGCGAACGGCGCCGGCGGATACGGAATGATCATCGGTCCGACGGCGAGTCGAAAGGAGCAACAGGAATTCTTGGCTAAGATCGATGCGGATCCTAGAAACTATATCGCCCAACCCGTACTCAGTCTTTCCCGCGTTCCCACTCTTGTGGAGGACAAGTTGGAGGGAAGGCACGTGGATTTGCGACCCTTCATCCTGTACGGAGAAGATATCTACGTTATGCCCGGGGGACTGACTCGTGTCGCTTTGAGGAAAGGATCCTTGGTGGTGAATTCCTCCCAAGGAGGAGGTTCTAAGGATACTTGGGTGATGGGGCAGGAATAG
- a CDS encoding ArsR/SmtB family transcription factor: MGITKTQLFNKRQNKIASYAKALGHPARIAILESVLRKKACVCGDLVDELGLAQATISQHLKALKEVGILQGTVEGPSICYCIDKKAWEEIGGYFNTLLSRIPENENSCS, translated from the coding sequence ATGGGAATCACAAAGACTCAGCTATTCAATAAAAGGCAGAATAAAATCGCCTCCTATGCAAAAGCATTAGGACATCCCGCTCGAATCGCGATCTTAGAATCCGTATTAAGGAAAAAAGCCTGTGTCTGCGGAGATTTAGTGGATGAACTCGGACTCGCCCAAGCCACGATTTCCCAACACCTAAAAGCGTTAAAGGAAGTCGGGATTCTCCAAGGAACCGTGGAAGGACCTTCGATCTGCTACTGCATCGATAAGAAAGCGTGGGAAGAAATCGGCGGCTATTTCAATACGCTGCTTTCTCGAATTCCGGAAAACGAAAATTCCTGTTCATAA
- the arsB gene encoding ACR3 family arsenite efflux transporter — protein sequence MASETLPEKRLSFIDRFLTLWIFIAMGIGMALATWSPGSVEWIRRSEFGGTNVPIAIGLIFMMVPPLAKVNFLRIPKAFGRTDLIFYSLVLNWIVGPLLMFGLAFLFFPDNPEYRVGLILIGIARCIAMVLVWNDLADGDREVAAGLVALNSIFQLLLYGSLAYFFVSVLPGTLGLANSSIEVRYWDIASSVLIYLGIPFLLGWGIRNVSIRTKGEEWTTNRFLPAISPIALIFLLLTIVFIFSLKGDSLLNIPLDVLKISLPLLIYFIFMFFFSFGLGVLIKADYPRNIAVSFTAAGNNFELAIAVAIGTFGLASGQAFVGIVGPLVEIPVLVLLVEIAKKLRNKFYMKEKTI from the coding sequence ATGGCTTCCGAAACCCTTCCCGAAAAACGATTATCATTTATAGACCGATTCCTCACTCTTTGGATTTTTATCGCCATGGGAATCGGAATGGCCTTGGCTACTTGGTCTCCCGGCTCCGTGGAATGGATCCGACGATCGGAGTTCGGAGGAACGAATGTGCCGATCGCGATCGGTCTGATCTTCATGATGGTCCCTCCTTTAGCGAAAGTAAATTTCCTAAGAATCCCGAAAGCATTCGGTCGAACGGATCTGATTTTTTATTCTCTCGTTTTAAACTGGATTGTCGGACCTCTATTGATGTTCGGCCTAGCATTTCTCTTCTTTCCGGACAATCCGGAATATAGAGTCGGTTTAATTCTGATTGGAATCGCTCGTTGTATCGCAATGGTTCTAGTCTGGAACGATCTCGCGGACGGAGACAGAGAGGTCGCAGCCGGACTTGTCGCTTTAAACAGCATCTTCCAGCTTCTTCTCTACGGAAGTTTGGCCTATTTCTTTGTGAGCGTATTACCTGGAACATTAGGACTTGCAAACTCGTCCATAGAAGTCCGTTACTGGGACATTGCATCTAGCGTGCTGATTTATTTGGGGATTCCGTTCCTATTAGGATGGGGAATCCGGAACGTCAGCATTCGAACGAAAGGAGAGGAATGGACGACGAATCGATTCCTTCCCGCAATCTCTCCGATCGCTCTGATCTTTTTACTCCTGACGATCGTATTCATTTTCAGCCTCAAAGGGGATTCTCTTCTCAACATACCGCTTGATGTGCTGAAAATATCCCTCCCCCTTCTGATCTATTTCATTTTCATGTTTTTCTTCAGTTTCGGTCTCGGGGTTCTGATCAAAGCGGATTATCCGAGAAACATCGCCGTCTCCTTTACCGCTGCCGGAAATAATTTCGAATTAGCGATAGCGGTTGCCATCGGAACGTTCGGACTCGCATCGGGACAAGCCTTCGTCGGAATCGTCGGCCCTTTAGTCGAGATTCCGGTGCTTGTTCTCCTGGTTGAGATCGCAAAGAAGCTTCGAAATAAGTTTTATATGAAGGAAAAAACGATATGA
- a CDS encoding circularly permuted ATPgrasp domain protein encodes MSQRKGEALVPSNLAGVLNEHCSCSTLDREILNKRNFSETGGDRIEHFYSETPSFINVSEKKRIQEILHAIRNAVELPEVKNRILADHEDQNRSRDISGGVFLSLDFHIAKEGPKLIEINTNAGGAFLQVRLLEAQIECCKAARLALPNAETLKEIEEKFYDSFIREWTDNGGTGTPNFIAIVDENPSDQFLYPEFLLFRDLFRSKGISSEILDPRQIERIEDELFFGSRKIDLIYNRLTDFHLSEPSHAMIRLAWTKGKIILTPNPIDYDLFARKTNLSFFSDNEFLLRAGLNRKDAEILKASVPVSQIVSTANAEQLWKNRKRIFFKPKEGFGSKAAYFGGKLTKNKFSEIVQGEYISQEFIPPSKRITSVSGQEMDLKMDVRAYIYRDEILLLASRLYQGQTTNFRTLGGGFSPLYVVPDG; translated from the coding sequence ATGTCGCAACGTAAAGGGGAAGCGTTGGTGCCGTCGAATTTGGCCGGAGTGCTGAACGAACATTGTTCCTGTTCCACTTTGGACAGAGAGATTCTCAACAAGAGGAATTTCTCGGAGACAGGAGGCGACCGAATCGAGCATTTTTATTCCGAAACTCCTTCGTTTATCAACGTATCCGAGAAAAAGAGAATCCAAGAGATCCTTCACGCGATTAGAAATGCGGTCGAACTTCCGGAAGTAAAGAATCGGATACTTGCGGATCACGAAGATCAGAATAGAAGCCGGGATATTTCGGGAGGAGTATTTCTAAGTCTGGATTTTCACATCGCCAAAGAAGGTCCGAAACTGATCGAAATCAATACGAATGCGGGCGGCGCTTTTTTGCAGGTCCGACTTCTGGAAGCGCAGATCGAATGTTGCAAGGCGGCGCGCCTTGCATTGCCGAACGCCGAGACGCTGAAAGAAATAGAAGAAAAATTTTACGACTCTTTTATTCGAGAATGGACCGACAACGGCGGCACCGGAACTCCGAACTTTATCGCAATCGTGGACGAGAACCCGTCCGATCAGTTTTTATATCCGGAGTTTCTACTCTTCCGAGATCTATTTAGATCGAAGGGAATTTCCAGCGAAATCCTAGACCCGAGACAAATCGAACGGATCGAAGATGAGCTGTTTTTCGGAAGTAGAAAGATCGATCTAATTTACAATCGTCTGACCGATTTTCATTTGTCAGAACCTTCCCATGCTATGATTCGGCTGGCTTGGACGAAGGGGAAAATTATACTTACCCCGAATCCGATCGATTATGATCTATTTGCCAGAAAGACGAATTTGTCTTTTTTTTCCGATAACGAATTCCTTTTGAGGGCGGGACTGAATCGGAAGGATGCAGAAATCTTAAAAGCTTCCGTGCCCGTATCACAAATCGTAAGTACTGCAAACGCGGAACAACTTTGGAAGAACAGAAAGCGGATATTCTTCAAACCTAAGGAGGGTTTCGGAAGCAAGGCCGCTTATTTTGGAGGGAAATTAACCAAGAATAAATTTTCTGAAATCGTGCAAGGGGAATACATAAGCCAGGAATTCATTCCTCCTTCGAAAAGAATCACGTCCGTCTCCGGACAAGAGATGGATTTGAAAATGGATGTAAGGGCTTATATCTATCGTGACGAAATTCTTCTTTTAGCAAGTCGTTTGTACCAAGGCCAAACGACAAATTTCAGAACACTCGGAGGGGGATTTTCACCCTTATACGTAGTCCCGGACGGATGA
- a CDS encoding TRL domain-containing protein — translation MKLVPFFLFAVLVCSCTSSPEPGWIYTRNQYHLSTDPTGKTITSARIQKKGESCTFGSALFYFGYYGQQVSLKETLLKSGISKVALVDRSTESYLMGLVYFDCIEVWGE, via the coding sequence ATGAAATTGGTTCCGTTTTTCCTGTTTGCCGTTTTGGTTTGTAGTTGCACTTCTTCTCCCGAGCCTGGCTGGATTTACACCCGCAACCAGTACCACCTGTCCACGGATCCGACTGGAAAAACCATTACTTCCGCAAGAATCCAGAAAAAAGGAGAGTCGTGCACGTTCGGATCCGCCTTATTCTATTTCGGTTATTACGGACAACAAGTTTCCTTAAAGGAAACGTTACTTAAGAGCGGGATCAGCAAGGTAGCACTCGTTGATCGTAGTACGGAAAGTTATCTGATGGGATTGGTCTATTTCGATTGCATCGAGGTTTGGGGGGAATGA
- a CDS encoding TRL-like family protein, with translation MNRKLTCLSQSWKFAKLFLCFAFLFSVPNCATGPVSGLLYSRIGFPGTINEDPNVKRELKGEGCIHNFLTLISIGNAGAGEIAFRNGITRVALVDHSSLQILTILYRNYCTIVVGDKG, from the coding sequence ATGAATCGCAAGTTAACGTGCCTTTCCCAGTCTTGGAAGTTCGCGAAACTTTTTCTTTGTTTTGCGTTTCTTTTTTCCGTTCCGAATTGCGCGACCGGTCCGGTTAGCGGTTTGCTTTATTCCAGAATCGGATTTCCGGGAACGATCAATGAAGACCCGAATGTCAAACGAGAGCTGAAAGGGGAAGGGTGCATCCATAATTTTCTGACTTTGATTTCGATCGGAAACGCCGGGGCGGGAGAGATCGCGTTTCGAAACGGAATTACGAGAGTGGCTCTTGTGGATCACTCCAGCCTGCAGATCCTTACGATTCTGTACCGGAATTATTGCACGATTGTGGTCGGAGATAAGGGATGA